A section of the Roseovarius sp. W115 genome encodes:
- a CDS encoding quaternary amine ABC transporter ATP-binding protein gives MTSSSDIRLSCRNIWKVYGKDPERYFKGSAATDDPDALVARMRDEGAIPAAANVSFDVGVGEIFVIMGLSGSGKSTVVRCLSRLVDPTHGEVVLDGEDLLAKSDKDMIQVRRHKIGMVFQNFGLMPHLSVYENIAFPLSLQGSTPADAKPRVDKVIDLVGLQGREKSYPHQLSGGQQQRVGIARSLAVDPDLWLLDEPFSALDPLIRRQMQDEFLRIQNDLHKSIVFITHDFLEALRVADRMMIMRGGQVVQTGTPAELITNPADDYVAEFTNDVPLVRVLCAHEVIDTDAVPDEGRMRVPAETPVETLLPMLAAHPEGVAVDRAGTVEGIVTAQSVISALARLSDQDDKAEATA, from the coding sequence ATGACCTCATCCTCCGACATCCGCCTGTCCTGCCGCAACATCTGGAAGGTCTACGGCAAAGACCCGGAACGCTATTTCAAGGGAAGTGCTGCAACCGATGATCCTGATGCGCTTGTCGCCAGAATGCGGGACGAAGGCGCGATACCTGCAGCGGCCAATGTCAGCTTTGATGTGGGCGTGGGTGAGATTTTTGTCATCATGGGGCTGTCCGGTTCGGGCAAATCCACTGTGGTGCGCTGTTTGTCGCGGCTTGTCGACCCGACTCATGGCGAAGTGGTGCTGGATGGCGAGGACCTTCTGGCCAAGTCGGACAAGGACATGATCCAGGTCCGCCGCCACAAGATCGGCATGGTGTTTCAGAATTTCGGCCTCATGCCGCATCTGTCAGTCTATGAAAACATCGCCTTCCCGCTCAGCCTTCAGGGCAGCACACCTGCTGATGCCAAGCCGCGCGTGGACAAGGTCATCGACCTTGTGGGTCTTCAGGGGCGCGAGAAAAGCTATCCTCATCAGCTTTCGGGCGGTCAGCAACAACGTGTCGGGATCGCCCGATCGCTTGCGGTGGACCCTGATCTATGGCTTCTGGATGAGCCGTTTTCAGCGCTTGATCCGCTCATCCGGCGGCAAATGCAGGACGAATTCCTGCGCATTCAGAATGACTTGCACAAATCGATCGTGTTCATCACCCATGACTTCCTTGAGGCGCTGCGCGTGGCCGACCGCATGATGATCATGCGCGGCGGTCAGGTTGTGCAAACCGGCACACCGGCTGAGTTGATCACCAACCCTGCCGATGACTATGTCGCCGAGTTTACCAATGACGTGCCTCTGGTCCGCGTGCTCTGCGCGCATGAGGTGATAGATACCGACGCGGTTCCGGATGAAGGCCGCATGCGCGTGCCCGCCGAGACGCCTGTTGAAACGCTCCTGCCCATGCTGGCCGCCCACCCGGAAGGTGTGGCTGTGGACCGCGCCGGCACAGTTGAGGGTATCGTGACAGCTCAAAGCGTGATCTCTGCTCTGGCCCGTCTGTCAGATCAGGACGACAAAGCTGAGGCGACGGCATGA
- a CDS encoding aromatic ring-hydroxylating oxygenase subunit alpha encodes MTLPILNLMPGDLPFRADPSDSYTLPARFYHDPAIWEHEKQAIFYRSWNYAGHVSQVAEPGAFLTVRIHEQNVFVARTRAGELKAFYNVCPHRGHELVSGTGRKNVITCPYHAWAFDFDGTLKSARNTETVKGFDKSQFSLKEVRVEVFCGLVLVNLDADAMPFAEQMGDLESEIRHYVPSVDDLQFAQRDTYEVEANWKVLVDNFLECYHCHPAHKDFVDLVDMDSYRTITSKYYSSQCAGNPKSLSNRAFSFQPGDVDFGYAGWYVWPNFTIWAYPGEANLSVLQMNPTAPERCVEFQDWFVKDGQVTDQLRDAINYQIDVLQPEDIGLCESVQKGLKSSGYNQGRFVVDAGKTELSEHAVHHFQNLVAEALGANLDPETGT; translated from the coding sequence ATGACCCTTCCGATTCTCAACTTAATGCCAGGTGATCTGCCGTTTCGGGCCGACCCCAGCGACAGCTACACCTTGCCTGCCCGGTTCTACCATGACCCTGCCATCTGGGAGCATGAGAAACAGGCGATTTTCTACCGCAGCTGGAATTATGCGGGGCATGTCAGCCAGGTGGCCGAGCCGGGCGCGTTTCTTACGGTGCGTATTCATGAGCAAAACGTCTTTGTTGCGCGGACGCGGGCCGGCGAGTTGAAGGCGTTTTACAATGTCTGCCCGCACCGGGGGCATGAGCTTGTCTCGGGCACGGGGCGCAAGAATGTCATCACCTGTCCCTACCACGCCTGGGCGTTTGATTTTGACGGCACACTGAAATCAGCGCGGAATACCGAAACCGTTAAAGGCTTCGACAAATCGCAATTCTCGCTCAAGGAGGTGCGGGTTGAGGTGTTCTGTGGTCTGGTTTTGGTCAATCTGGATGCTGATGCCATGCCATTTGCCGAACAAATGGGCGATCTGGAGTCTGAAATTCGTCATTATGTCCCGTCGGTCGATGATCTTCAGTTTGCGCAGCGTGACACCTATGAAGTCGAGGCGAACTGGAAGGTGCTCGTGGATAACTTCCTGGAATGCTACCACTGCCACCCGGCGCACAAGGATTTCGTCGATCTGGTGGACATGGACAGCTACCGCACGATCACGTCGAAATATTACTCCAGCCAATGCGCGGGGAACCCCAAGTCGCTGAGCAACCGCGCCTTTTCCTTCCAACCCGGTGACGTCGATTTTGGTTATGCGGGCTGGTATGTCTGGCCGAATTTTACCATCTGGGCCTATCCCGGAGAGGCCAACCTGTCGGTGCTGCAGATGAACCCGACCGCGCCAGAGCGCTGCGTCGAGTTTCAGGACTGGTTTGTGAAGGACGGACAGGTCACAGATCAGCTGCGCGATGCGATCAACTATCAGATCGACGTGCTGCAACCTGAGGACATCGGTCTTTGTGAAAGCGTGCAAAAAGGTTTGAAGTCTAGCGGGTACAACCAAGGCCGTTTCGTCGTGGATGCAGGCAAAACCGAGCTGAGCGAACATGCGGTGCATCATTTCCAAAACCTTGTCGCAGAGGCGCTGGGAGCAAATCTGGACCCGGAGACAGGCACATGA
- a CDS encoding aminomethyltransferase family protein, translated as MISSDGKTRDLITSRPGSGWDFNMHRHVYHDLEAKHGPHYTVYNRRFMCVYMDDLDTDEGYWLLRTKAACLHTGEWPIEIVGPDATKLMDLLFVNNVAKVKVGRCGYGIACFDDGGLLVDGVFARLEENRYWYVQADGDFINWARAHAKGMDVEIIGTYINVSQIQGPTSMDILEAAAKDGIPSPFGYFGSAWVDFGGQRVLITRTGYTNELGWEFYTEPHHDAHALWAHLEKAGAPHGMRMFGLDSMNIRRLEAGILNANSDFDETTTPYDVGLGGFVAMDKDDFIGKAALEKADKRQRLYGILCPEATPRIHGRVEWNGAVAGRVTAGAFSPYLQNGIGYVLMDSPEAGPGTEVRIEGNDGQMHPAMLAETPLYDKACEIPRGKLVDIPERP; from the coding sequence ATGATTTCGAGCGATGGCAAAACCCGTGATCTGATCACGTCTCGCCCCGGGTCGGGGTGGGATTTTAACATGCACCGGCATGTATATCACGATCTCGAGGCCAAACACGGCCCGCATTACACAGTCTATAACCGCCGGTTCATGTGCGTTTACATGGATGATCTGGACACGGACGAGGGCTATTGGCTTTTGCGGACCAAGGCGGCTTGCCTGCACACCGGGGAATGGCCCATTGAGATTGTCGGCCCCGATGCGACCAAACTGATGGACCTGCTTTTTGTGAACAATGTGGCCAAGGTCAAGGTGGGGCGCTGTGGCTATGGGATCGCGTGTTTTGACGATGGCGGGCTGCTTGTTGATGGGGTTTTTGCTAGGCTAGAGGAAAACCGTTACTGGTACGTGCAGGCCGATGGCGATTTCATCAACTGGGCGCGTGCCCATGCCAAGGGCATGGATGTTGAGATCATCGGCACGTATATCAATGTCAGTCAAATTCAGGGCCCGACCTCGATGGATATCCTCGAAGCGGCGGCCAAGGACGGGATTCCATCGCCTTTTGGATATTTTGGCAGCGCCTGGGTCGATTTCGGTGGTCAGCGGGTGCTGATCACCCGGACGGGATACACCAATGAACTGGGCTGGGAGTTTTATACCGAGCCGCATCATGATGCCCATGCGCTCTGGGCGCATCTGGAAAAGGCGGGCGCGCCGCATGGGATGCGCATGTTTGGGCTGGATTCCATGAACATTCGGCGGCTGGAAGCCGGAATTCTCAACGCCAATTCGGATTTCGACGAAACAACAACGCCTTACGATGTGGGGTTGGGTGGTTTCGTGGCGATGGACAAGGATGATTTCATCGGAAAAGCGGCACTAGAGAAAGCCGACAAACGCCAACGCCTGTATGGCATCCTCTGCCCCGAGGCGACACCGCGTATTCATGGGCGCGTGGAGTGGAACGGGGCGGTAGCCGGGCGCGTGACCGCCGGGGCGTTCTCTCCCTATCTTCAAAACGGGATTGGCTATGTGTTGATGGATAGCCCCGAGGCCGGACCCGGCACCGAGGTTAGAATCGAGGGCAATGACGGTCAGATGCATCCCGCGATGCTGGCGGAAACGCCGCTTTATGATAAGGCTTGTGAAATTCCGCGTGGCAAACTGGTGGATATACCAGAACGCCCCTAA
- a CDS encoding ABC transporter substrate-binding protein, producing the protein MKAKSLISAAVMALAGSGMALADSSDPIKIPINEWTGQHISAHITGTLFKKAGYEVEYVTAGAVPQFAAIAQGDLHLQPEVWTNNVGDIYPKAVESGDIVVLGQLGLQPQEGWIFPPYMKEKCPGLPAYEALYECAQAFAAADTFPKGRLVTYPADWGTRSKDVVGMIELPFEPVAGGSEGAMIAEAKSAVATGDPILMMFWQPHWLFADMDMEWVAWDAADGECVEESGQERGKACGFQQASIDKIANKGFATDYPGANAIFEAMSLDNSVQNALMLEIDQKGRPLEEVVAEWIDANEATWKPWVDAGLAAKQ; encoded by the coding sequence ATGAAAGCTAAGTCCTTGATTTCCGCGGCAGTCATGGCATTGGCCGGCTCTGGCATGGCACTGGCCGATAGCAGCGATCCGATCAAGATTCCGATCAATGAATGGACCGGACAGCATATCTCGGCCCACATCACGGGCACGCTGTTCAAAAAAGCTGGCTACGAAGTGGAATATGTGACCGCCGGTGCGGTACCACAGTTTGCCGCCATCGCTCAGGGCGATCTGCACCTGCAGCCAGAGGTCTGGACCAACAATGTTGGCGACATTTATCCCAAAGCCGTGGAGAGCGGCGATATCGTTGTGCTGGGCCAGCTGGGGCTGCAGCCGCAAGAAGGCTGGATTTTCCCGCCCTATATGAAAGAGAAATGTCCCGGCCTTCCTGCCTATGAGGCGCTTTACGAATGCGCACAGGCCTTTGCTGCGGCGGATACATTCCCCAAAGGTCGTCTGGTCACCTATCCAGCCGACTGGGGCACACGCTCCAAGGACGTGGTTGGCATGATCGAACTGCCATTCGAACCTGTTGCTGGCGGCTCAGAGGGAGCCATGATTGCCGAAGCGAAATCCGCTGTCGCCACAGGTGATCCGATCCTGATGATGTTCTGGCAACCCCATTGGCTCTTTGCCGATATGGACATGGAATGGGTGGCCTGGGACGCTGCTGATGGCGAATGTGTCGAGGAATCCGGCCAGGAACGTGGCAAGGCTTGTGGTTTCCAGCAAGCCTCGATTGACAAGATTGCCAACAAGGGCTTTGCGACGGATTACCCCGGCGCCAACGCCATCTTTGAGGCCATGTCCCTTGATAACAGTGTTCAGAACGCTCTGATGCTGGAAATCGACCAGAAAGGCCGCCCGCTCGAAGAGGTGGTTGCCGAATGGATCGACGCCAATGAGGCAACGTGGAAACCCTGGGTGGATGCAGGCCTCGCGGCCAAGCAGTAA
- a CDS encoding FAD binding domain-containing protein, whose amino-acid sequence MRYHAPATLEDATQLLGSDLGDCRILAGGTDLLVRMRSGFAEPDNILDIKRIDGMRDITAEDGGWRLGAAVSGAEMGEHAGLTADWPGVVEAAGLIGSTQIQGRCTVVGNLCNASPAADSVPALVAARATARIAGPNGTRDIPVEDVPTGPGKTSLAKDEFVASVFLPARPDTSGDAYLRFIPRTEMDIAVVGCGLSLTLDGDGTCTDARVALGAVGPKVIIVEDAAKALMGTKVDEAALDALAAACSAAATPIADKRGTVEFRTHVSGVLAKRAAKIAASRAGA is encoded by the coding sequence ATGCGCTATCATGCGCCTGCGACCCTTGAGGATGCAACACAACTGCTTGGATCGGATCTGGGAGACTGCCGGATTTTGGCCGGGGGCACGGACCTTTTGGTGCGGATGCGCTCGGGCTTTGCCGAACCGGACAACATCCTGGATATCAAACGCATAGACGGCATGCGCGACATCACGGCAGAGGATGGCGGGTGGCGTCTGGGCGCGGCAGTATCTGGAGCCGAGATGGGCGAGCATGCGGGCCTGACCGCCGACTGGCCCGGTGTGGTAGAAGCTGCAGGTCTCATTGGCTCGACGCAGATTCAGGGACGCTGCACCGTTGTGGGCAACCTCTGTAACGCCTCCCCTGCCGCCGACAGCGTACCGGCCCTGGTGGCCGCACGCGCCACCGCGCGGATTGCGGGCCCCAATGGCACGCGCGATATCCCGGTTGAGGACGTGCCCACGGGGCCCGGTAAGACCTCTTTGGCCAAGGACGAATTCGTCGCCTCGGTCTTCCTGCCAGCCCGCCCCGACACCTCAGGCGATGCCTACCTGCGGTTCATCCCGCGCACGGAAATGGATATTGCCGTAGTGGGTTGTGGTCTGTCGCTGACGCTTGATGGCGATGGCACCTGTACAGATGCCCGTGTGGCGCTCGGCGCGGTTGGCCCTAAGGTCATCATCGTCGAGGACGCCGCCAAGGCCCTGATGGGCACCAAGGTGGACGAAGCCGCGCTGGACGCGCTTGCCGCTGCATGTTCCGCCGCCGCCACCCCCATCGCCGACAAACGCGGCACGGTCGAGTTCCGCACGCATGTCTCCGGCGTGCTCGCGAAACGCGCCGCCAAAATTGCCGCATCCCGCGCAGGAGCTTGA
- a CDS encoding DMT family transporter — translation MGAFGRHSGGCAYALYAAALLYTDVVRAVLLFYLMPIWGFLLGWAFLGDRMTWYRWAAIALGVAGMMVVFSDEAGLPLPRVWGDWFGLISGVFWALGCTLILTEKRVRIATQATNFFLVAALVSVVVALVSTSQGTASPPQGAAVGGVLIWFLPVALLLIIPGGYASIYAPSKLNPGLVGLLFMAEIVVAAVSAAIWAGEPFGWREMVGLPLILLAGLMEPLALSRRARSPA, via the coding sequence ATGGGCGCTTTTGGGCGGCATTCTGGGGGGTGCGCCTATGCGCTTTATGCCGCTGCCCTGCTTTACACCGATGTGGTGCGGGCGGTTTTGCTCTTTTATCTCATGCCGATCTGGGGGTTCTTGCTTGGCTGGGCGTTTCTGGGCGACCGGATGACGTGGTACCGTTGGGCGGCGATTGCGCTGGGCGTGGCGGGCATGATGGTTGTGTTCTCGGACGAAGCCGGATTGCCCCTGCCGCGGGTCTGGGGGGACTGGTTCGGATTGATCTCGGGTGTGTTCTGGGCGCTGGGATGCACCTTGATCCTCACAGAAAAGCGGGTGCGTATCGCGACGCAGGCGACGAACTTCTTTCTTGTTGCGGCACTGGTTTCCGTAGTGGTGGCGCTGGTGTCCACCTCGCAAGGCACGGCATCACCACCGCAGGGCGCGGCAGTGGGTGGCGTGCTCATCTGGTTCCTGCCCGTGGCGCTTTTGCTCATTATTCCAGGGGGATATGCGTCGATCTATGCGCCCTCCAAGCTCAATCCGGGGTTGGTGGGGCTGCTCTTCATGGCAGAGATCGTGGTGGCAGCTGTCTCGGCGGCGATCTGGGCCGGAGAGCCCTTTGGCTGGCGCGAGATGGTGGGCTTGCCGCTAATCCTTTTGGCCGGGTTGATGGAGCCTTTGGCGCTGAGCCGAAGGGCTCGCAGCCCTGCCTGA
- a CDS encoding LysR substrate-binding domain-containing protein, protein MRKPPTPPLDLLEPFEASARLGSFTRAAKELSVTQSAISQRVRKLEDLLNTKLFERGHRTITLTPEGRELLNGVSVALQHLTSATHSLRQRESRPIVRLSADTSIAQLWLMPRLESFLLGAHGLAVDLTVSDTEDEVLNADVAILHGAGDWPGFTAELLFPDEIYPVCSRSYLARYPMRDPSDLLEAELIDLDYIRWNWINWGIWLTEAGFDPARARVLLRTNSYMALLDAARAGLGVALGWGPLMDQDLADGLLIRPLHISVRPDYGYYLLVRDNSGDSPHKLARHLKSATLIR, encoded by the coding sequence ATGCGAAAGCCGCCTACACCGCCACTCGACCTGCTAGAACCGTTCGAGGCCTCGGCCCGGCTCGGCAGCTTTACCCGTGCCGCCAAAGAACTTTCGGTCACGCAATCAGCCATCTCACAACGCGTGCGCAAGCTAGAGGACCTGCTCAACACCAAGCTTTTTGAGCGCGGGCACCGCACCATCACGCTCACGCCTGAAGGCCGCGAGTTGCTCAACGGGGTCAGTGTCGCGCTACAACACCTCACCTCTGCCACCCATTCCCTGCGCCAAAGGGAATCGCGCCCCATCGTGCGCCTATCGGCGGACACGTCCATTGCGCAGCTCTGGCTGATGCCCCGGCTGGAAAGCTTTCTTCTGGGCGCACACGGGCTTGCCGTGGACCTGACGGTGTCAGACACCGAAGACGAGGTACTCAATGCCGATGTGGCCATCCTTCACGGGGCCGGAGACTGGCCCGGCTTTACCGCAGAGCTGCTCTTTCCGGACGAAATTTATCCCGTATGTTCAAGAAGCTACCTCGCCAGATATCCCATGCGTGATCCTTCCGATCTGCTGGAGGCCGAACTCATTGACCTCGACTACATCCGCTGGAACTGGATCAACTGGGGCATCTGGCTGACCGAAGCCGGGTTTGACCCGGCCCGCGCCCGCGTGCTGTTGCGCACCAACAGCTATATGGCCCTTCTGGATGCCGCGCGCGCGGGGCTTGGGGTGGCCCTGGGATGGGGCCCATTGATGGATCAGGACCTGGCCGATGGCCTGCTGATCCGCCCCCTGCACATCTCCGTGCGTCCTGACTATGGCTATTATCTTCTGGTACGCGACAATTCCGGTGACAGCCCGCACAAGCTTGCCCGGCATCTGAAATCCGCTACTTTGATCCGATAA
- a CDS encoding ABC transporter permease subunit — translation MSETRTHWAWFALIGLTLVTLGFRDRLDWLMSFPEAWEVPLTDWLNAIMAVIIDTFGPFFRGFSSLMDHPMSWVRTILQSTPWALTIGLLMLASYAVSGVKLAIFTFFAMFYMVLIGYWSESMNSLALVLISVPMAVMIGFAVGTAAFYSDRADRIISPTMDVLQTIPVFAYLLPILLLFGFGPMVGLIASILYAVPPMVRNTTLGLRRVNEEVIEAGTMAGATAMQMFWRVRVPNALRQILLGINQTMMAAFSMIIIASIIGGTSDIGWEVLTQIRKANVAEAILAGIVIALMAMVMDRLTAQAATARAPDGGDEPSFAQRNRYWIAAGVLTIAILALAQVFPFLKSYPQAWEFYPAQAMNDAFNYVLVEYAAAIKTIKTFALFYIMLPVKSGLEQTISPFSWGFEFTTPMKIGFGVVMSGFVAYAALRDRINLAIGIALAAILIYFGITRLPWLSVAAVMVLLAWQAGGVRLAIGTGIGLVFLMVAGVWPETMVSFYLCGIAVLLSFLIGTTLGVLASENDTVSAFLRPINDTLQTMPLFVILIPFVMFFKLGDFTALLAIMAYSIVPAIRYAEHGLRGVSPQVIEAARACGCTRLQMLWRVRLPLALPQLMLGLNQTIMFGVAMLVITALVGTSDLGQEIYIGLNNGDFGVGMVAGIGMAILAMIADRMTKAYSRKGQAALGQA, via the coding sequence ATGAGTGAGACGCGCACGCATTGGGCGTGGTTCGCGCTGATTGGCCTGACGCTGGTGACATTGGGGTTTCGCGATCGGCTTGACTGGCTGATGTCCTTCCCAGAGGCGTGGGAGGTTCCCCTCACCGACTGGCTCAACGCGATCATGGCCGTGATTATCGACACGTTCGGCCCATTTTTCCGCGGGTTTTCCTCTCTGATGGACCATCCCATGTCCTGGGTGCGAACCATTTTGCAATCCACGCCCTGGGCGCTCACCATCGGGTTGCTGATGCTCGCCTCTTACGCCGTCTCCGGCGTCAAGCTGGCGATTTTTACATTCTTCGCCATGTTTTACATGGTCCTGATCGGATACTGGTCAGAGTCCATGAACTCACTCGCACTGGTCCTGATCTCAGTACCCATGGCGGTCATGATCGGATTTGCCGTGGGCACAGCGGCCTTTTATTCAGACCGCGCCGACCGGATCATCTCGCCCACGATGGATGTGCTGCAAACCATACCGGTCTTTGCCTATCTTTTGCCCATCCTGCTGCTCTTTGGCTTTGGGCCGATGGTCGGCCTCATCGCCTCGATCCTCTATGCTGTGCCGCCCATGGTGCGCAATACGACCCTTGGCCTCAGACGCGTCAATGAAGAAGTCATCGAAGCGGGTACGATGGCCGGAGCCACGGCCATGCAAATGTTCTGGCGCGTGCGCGTGCCAAACGCGTTGCGGCAGATCCTTTTGGGCATCAACCAGACCATGATGGCGGCCTTTTCGATGATCATCATCGCCTCGATCATCGGTGGCACCTCGGATATCGGCTGGGAGGTACTCACCCAAATCCGCAAGGCCAACGTGGCCGAAGCCATTCTTGCAGGCATCGTGATAGCCCTCATGGCCATGGTCATGGATCGGCTCACCGCTCAGGCCGCAACAGCACGCGCGCCGGATGGCGGCGATGAACCAAGCTTTGCCCAGCGCAACCGCTACTGGATTGCCGCAGGTGTTCTGACCATCGCCATCCTCGCTCTGGCGCAGGTCTTTCCGTTCCTCAAAAGCTACCCGCAAGCGTGGGAGTTCTACCCGGCACAGGCGATGAATGACGCCTTCAACTATGTGCTGGTGGAATACGCCGCCGCCATCAAGACGATCAAAACCTTCGCTTTGTTCTACATCATGCTGCCGGTGAAATCCGGGCTGGAGCAAACCATCAGCCCGTTTTCCTGGGGCTTTGAATTCACCACGCCGATGAAAATCGGCTTTGGTGTCGTGATGTCGGGCTTCGTGGCCTACGCCGCCCTGCGCGACCGCATCAACCTGGCCATTGGCATCGCGCTGGCGGCCATTCTCATCTATTTCGGCATCACCCGCCTGCCCTGGCTGTCTGTTGCCGCTGTCATGGTCCTGCTCGCCTGGCAGGCAGGCGGCGTGCGACTGGCCATTGGCACGGGCATCGGCCTTGTGTTCCTGATGGTTGCGGGCGTCTGGCCCGAAACCATGGTGTCCTTTTATCTCTGTGGCATCGCCGTGCTGCTGTCCTTCCTGATTGGCACCACGCTGGGCGTTCTGGCTTCGGAAAACGATACCGTCTCGGCCTTTCTGCGCCCGATCAACGACACGCTGCAGACCATGCCGCTCTTTGTGATCCTCATCCCCTTCGTGATGTTCTTCAAACTGGGCGACTTCACCGCCCTTCTGGCGATCATGGCCTATTCCATCGTGCCTGCCATCCGCTATGCCGAGCACGGTTTGCGGGGGGTGTCGCCGCAAGTGATCGAGGCCGCACGCGCCTGTGGCTGCACACGGCTTCAGATGCTCTGGCGCGTGCGGCTTCCACTGGCCCTGCCCCAGCTTATGCTGGGTCTCAACCAGACGATCATGTTCGGCGTCGCAATGCTTGTGATCACCGCGCTTGTCGGCACCAGCGATTTGGGACAGGAAATCTATATCGGTCTCAACAACGGTGATTTCGGCGTTGGTATGGTCGCGGGGATCGGCATGGCCATTCTGGCAATGATTGCCGACCGCATGACCAAAGCCTACAGCCGCAAAGGTCAGGCCGCGCTCGGTCAGGCGTGA